A window from Onychostoma macrolepis isolate SWU-2019 chromosome 07, ASM1243209v1, whole genome shotgun sequence encodes these proteins:
- the map1aa gene encoding microtubule-associated protein 1A isoform X1: MEMPLGDAAAGPQEKREIIQHLGQQRCVGPPFCQTRYYMLIVIGEIASDHQLDSVKDHIKQGILSWDVDLTICDLNKELKLFEARHSAQFSSEVKGQRLLQYKSDVLETVVLVNPSEENIAIEFRTLLCDSAGHKLLVLSGQSTEQSGAIILQSGVFGWKNFSDILSSRRIKDLLNQPSAGQQACLTVSCKGEGGWSSLGYVQEQSILKYRLNPEPVLPEMEGVSEFTEYVSETVDVPSPFELLEPPTSGGFLKLSKPCCYIFPGGRGDSALFAVNGFNILIDGGSDRKSCFWKLVRHLDRIDSVLLTHIGADNLAGVNGLLQRKIAEQEEEKSRGSSTYGDWMKNLISPELGVVFFNVPDKLKAPESTLKAKRSIEEASLTLQYLQKLAIKPEPLYRLMSNTIEPLTLFHKLGVGKLDMYILNPLKDSKEMQFFMQKWAGNSKAKTGIILANGKEGEISVPYLTSVTALVVWVPASPTEKIVRVLFPGNAPQNKIFEGLEKLRHLDFLRYPVATQKDMSSGAPPPLIKQTKMKLRTDSKESLKSSPKMSSTTKASKKEANEDIESKSDSVKENKVEKKDKKIKETVKTPKPLKPKTASPDSIKQEKKKLQREKSPKKHTKEKASKMEEKKDQEKKDTKKEKADVKKEDIKKELKSKEEKKKEKEKIKPELRKITKPDLKPFTPEVRKTLNKAKVQVKPKTEKTKAAKEQENRPAAKQASVEKRESDRSLVSSPEDLTKDFEALRLEEELSKPTESKVLPDFQPADCAIPHIESPDEGITTTDVETESPHEERGPYGVKEIKSPSKTTDRFEDEGATTEDDIEDDYTTKQKSAKTSDFLEMGKNKECQEKAKEEEKVFELKPRKSDSEEEEDVIEKAELEEAEDLVHEEELKYKSDEARKEKLGKDWETKQSDIKSAKPLAAAEHVSFIQDETIPAYSETEQTISDEEINEETEERIPHLQYDVGSYDISVPDEPGTFDTIHGMKPPTIAVASELSSKGFAVDQEPVLSAYATNIIAAPLAEEEHISSATSITEYDKLSSFATSVTEDQSIASVTAPPTEDAGKSSLLLDTINSIPSSVQTDATQGKEYLHSAGTISPTSSLEEDKCFKSPPSEEYQPIVPESETTVKATVPTNYEDEEDEDEDEDQTPNVDMPLGKLHEGYASAALLEEQAYDKFPSSTAPILPQMITQEKEEKGISLSKDESKLGASEKSLPCTSETSILSESEERCLSPDDSTVRFASPTQSGPTSSSYSPTEERSQKPLIMDKEEKLDKETFDSQRCLAQEALADKKSVKIIDDDVDPFGKELSGTKPALYEEEEDEEEEKEEYYGKESYTVCGKTKYKEERECTFLDEEYSEETSPLKEEKLFENEKESVDKEDKPQNVTYLGHELKSQMLSSGEEDESETEDGTYSSVKVPQGKLDSMSASQGKTDVSFSEIDDPKVLSKDSDKSVHFNLYSFPECEKGLKGEFERVVRQDTPYVGKSFTYSDVYDSKSSSVDSYSPNQPKEHTFDDTDVTPKKTEKEDSLDSSTGKISDLKALEEKEASSTSYSETQGIYGTTQLKDTPEGTFSEKIKEAEENKTQKDSSVSAERDPFSVQFEKPNFSGMAEGGALQSGHYVTDSFSSDYSAKSMSSVLGQSTFSTKEVKAGDMKMFADGEDEDEEDEEDEDDEDEEYGEHVSDSDTEKGAKDRQEKDAQHSLSSVISTVPTQFQDVKKDTITQGYSFGSDTYGKSLGSSIFESTLSHEGPKDSLQTVKGDASSFHTKSHITGSSGFEHSSSEERDEFVENYEKDVKSYLPLSTKSAEDKFSTHYDGKGIEFDKQKTPDGAEKKTGDPVSLGFSYTTMSATAYSSSSSYSHSSSASASLSTSRQFGDEIETPASTGFEYSSFKDEHSPVMDSPFSSSGGQAKDEYLEVSEKLTPATTTAESTSSLARFSPLSPFEEIKPFPPHAGTCIGDKKEPAYSTSNISDQGPQSQCFYKSEWEADSRLQDEFGATGPYTSMPPTTQKDTMPEDLYGASSTLQFECPEKQYYEDTESSEEEDDYMYETEQDKLQYQRSPLTAQADKKDTTFSLGETLTKDISSGLGATIPDAFTSHTSSFPEPTKPDTTNGPAEVSLSAPEAFGGTSKVGIGLSKIEMQGQEFDVKKIRSPSEWEMQQQRDIYPGASPPHYRHEDEYEEEEETEPEHPARPLSLSSTDQPFQTSYYAEDPSRHDDDSDYPSDVGIRPHSSTASPGYSSCEYKQRRGDTSPSFINPSLCQLSSDEENEEQRSQASDQQQPSGKTRSHKQPRHHSHSHQGEDSELQNFSGAMAAGISASGEDTPPTSVSEPLHSQSDSDVPPGTEECPSVTAEGNNDSDEDADYLPVDKSSGAYGGKHYSSRSPTKSHDPFPSPMMDPAPCPPRPDVCMVDPEALSSLTEKPIKKDSKSKGLRKLGKTKSSSPARKTDARRKRSPSKDPSTHTTSLRKKEMEDDLSRSSHNTGKGLVNGLKNSAGSNSAKFSASVPPGPPIYVDLAYIPNHCSAKNVDQEFFKRVRSAYYVVSGNDSSSGEPSRSVLDALLEGKAQWGSNLQVTLIPTHDTEVTREWYQQTHEKQQELNIMVLASSSTVVMQDESFPACKIEF; this comes from the exons GACAGAGACTTTTGCAATACAAGAGTGATGTTCTTGAGACTGTTGTGTTGGTGAATCCTTCTGAGGAGAATATTGCTATAGAG TTCAGAACACTGCTCTGTGACTCAGCAGGACATAAGTTATTGGTCCTAAGTGGGCAAAGTACTGAACAAAGCGGTGCCATTATCCTGCAAAGTGGAGTATTTGGTTGGAAAAATTTCTCTGACATTCTCTCAAGTCGTAGG aTTAAAGATCTCTTAAACCAGCCATCTGCAGGTCAGCAAGCCTGTTTGACTGTGTCCTGTAAAGGAGAAGGGGGCTGGAGCTCCCTAGGGTACGTACAGGAGCAGAGCATACTGAAGTACAGACTGAACCCAGAGCCTGTGCTGCCTGAGATGGAAGGGGTGAGCGAGTTTACAGAATATGTCTCTGAGACAGTGGATGTTCCCTCTCCTTTTGAGCTCCTGGAACCACCAACCTCTGGAGGGTTCCTCAAGTTGTCCAAGCCATGCTGCTATATCTTTCCTGGAGGACGGGGCGACTCTGCTTTGTTTGCAGTCAAtggttttaacattttaatcgATGGCGGATCAGACAGAAAATCTTGCTTCTGGAAGCTGGTCAGACATTTGGATAGGATTGATTCTGTTCTCCTTACCCACATAGGAGCAGACAATCTCGCTGGAGTAAATGGACTGttacagagaaaaattgcaGAGCAGGAGGAAGAGAAGAGCCGTGGTTCAAGTACTTATGGAGACTGGATGAAAAACCTGATCTCACCAGAACTTGGTGTTGTGTTCTTTAATGTACCAGACAAGCTGAAGGCGCCTGAGTCCACGCTGAAAGCAAAGAGGAGCATTGAGGAGGCCTCTCTCACATTGCAGTACCTTCAAAAACTGGCCATCAAACCTGAGCCTCTATACAGACTTATGAGCAACACAATTGAACCTTTAACGCTCTTTCACAAGTTGGGTGTTGGCAAACTAGACATGTATATTCTAAATCCTCTCAAGGACAGTAAGGAAATGCAATTCTTCATGCAGAAGTGGGCTGGTAACAGTAAAGCTAAGACTGGCATCATCCTGGCCAATGGCAAAGAGGGTGAGATTTCAGTTCCTTACCTCACATCAGTGACAGCTCTGGTTGTGTGGGTACCTGCCAGTCCAACTGAAAAGATTGTCAGAGTACTGTTTCCTGGAAATGCcccacaaaacaaaatatttgagGGGCTTGAAAAGCTGAGGCATCTCGATTTCTTGCGATATCCAGTAGCCACTCAAAAGGACATGTCATCTGGAGCTCCACCTCCACtgattaaacaaactaaaatgaaGCTGAGAACCGATAGCAAAGAAAGTCTCAAATCATCCCCTAAAATGTCTTCCACTACAAAAGCAAGCAAGAAAGAGGCAAATGAAGACATTGAGTCAAAGAGTGACTCTGTAAAAGAGAACAAAGTTGAAAAGAAagataagaaaataaaagagaCTGTTAAAACTCCCAAACCACTTAAACCCAAGACAGCGTCACCCGATTCAATTAAGCAAGAGAAAAAGAAGCTGCAGAGAGAAAAATCTCCTAAAAAACATACCAAGGAGAAAGCATCTAAGATGGAGGAGAAGAAAGATCAGGAAAAGAAagacacaaagaaagaaaaggcaGATGTAAAAAAAGAGGATATTAAAAAAGAACTCAAAAGTAAGgaggagaagaaaaaagaaaaagaaaaaattaaaccaGAGTTGAGAAAAATCACAAAGCCTGACTTAAAGCCCTTCACCCCTGAGGTCCGGAAGACTCTGAACAAAGCAAAGGTTCAAGTAAAGcctaaaacagaaaaaactaAAGCAGCTAAGGAGCAAGAAAACAGGCCAGCAGCTAAGCAAGCTTCAGTAGAGAAACGGGAGAGTGACAGGTCCTTAGTCTCCTCCCCAGAAGATCTTACCAAGGATTTTGAAGCCTTGCGACTGGAGGAGGAGCTATCCAAGCCCACAGAGAGCAAAGTGCTCCCAGATTTTCAGCCTGCAGACTGTGCTATACCTCACATTGAATCTCCTGATGAGGGAATAACTACAACTGATGTTGAGACAGAGTCCCCTCATGAGGAAAGGGGACCGTATGGAGTAAAGGAAATTAAATCCCCCTCTAAAACCACTGATAGATTTGAGGATGAAGGTGCTACTACAGAAGATGACATAGAGGATGATTATAccacaaaacagaaaagtgcTAAAACATCTGACTTTTTGGAGATGGGCAAAAATAAAGAATGCCAAGAAAAagcaaaagaagaagaaaaagtgtTTGAACTGAAACCCAGAAAGAGTGACAGTGAAGAAGAAGAGGATGTAATTGAGAAGGCAGAGCTAGAGGAGGCAGAGGATTTAGTGCATGAAGAGGAGCTCAAGTACAAATCTGATGAGGCTAGAAAAGAAAAACTTGGAAAGGACTGGGAGACAAAACAAAGTGACATTAAATCTGCCAAACCGCTGGCTGCTGCAGAGCATGTTTCATTCATCCAAGATGAGACCATTCCAGCTTACTCTGAGACAGAGCAGACCATTTCTGATGAGGAGATTAATGAGGAAACAGAGGAGCGAATCCCACATCTTCAGTATGATGTCGGCTCTTATGACATCTCAGTTCCTGATGAACCGGGGACTTTTGACACCATCCATGGCATGAAACCACCAACCATCGCTGTTGCTTCTGAGTTGTCATCAAAGGGTTTTGCAGTAGACCAGGAGCCAGTCCTATCAGCTTACGCAACCAATATAATTGCAGCTCCATTGGCTGAAGAAGAGCATATATCATCAGCCACCTCCATCACTGAATATGACAAATTATCATCTTTTGCAACATCTGTTACTGAAGATCAGTCTATAGCATCTGTGACAGCACCACCTACTGAAGATGCAGGAAAAAGTTCTTTACTCTTAGATACTATAAATAGTATACCATCATCCGTACAGACAGATGCCACTCAAGGAAAGGAGTACCTCCACTCTGCTGGAACTATTTCTCCAACTTCGTCCTTAGAGGAGGATAAGTGTTTTAAATCACCACCTTCAGAAGAATATCAACCCATCGTGCCAGAATCAGAAACTACAGTGAAGGCTACTGTTCCCACAAATTATGAGGATgaagaggatgaggatgaggatgaggatcAGACACCGAATGTTGATATGCCACTTGGAAAGCTCCATGAGGGTTATGCATCTGCTGCCTTGCTCGAAGAGCAAGCTTACGATAAATTTCCCTCATCAACTGCACCTATTCTTCCTCAGATGATCACacaagaaaaagaggaaaaggGAATCTCACTCTCTAAGGATGAATCTAAATTGGGCGCCTCTGAGAAAAGTTTGCCTTGCACCTCAGAGACAAGTATTCTTTCAGAGAGTGAAGAAAGATGCCTCAGCCCAGATGACAGCACTGTGAGGTTTGCCTCACCTACTCAATCAGGACCGACCAGCAGTAGCTACTCTCCCACTGAGGAGAGGTCACAAAAGCCACTGATTATGGACAAAGAGGAAAAACTAGATAAGGAGACATTTGATTCTCAGCGGTGTTTGGCCCAAGAGGCTCTTGCTGAcaaaaagtctgtgaaaataATTGATGATGATGTGGATCCTTTTGGAAAGGAACTCTCCGGCACTAAACCTGCATTATAtgaagaggaagaggatgaagaggaagagaaagaggaaTATTATGGAAAAGAAAGCTATACAGTGTGTGGTAAAACTAAATACAAAGAGGAGAGGGAGTGCACTTTTCTTGATGAAGAATACTCTGAAGAGACATCACCCCTAAAAGAGGAGAAGCTGTTTGAAAATGAGAAAGAATCTGTGGATAAGGAAGATAAACCACAAAATGTGACCTACTTGGGCCATGAGTTAAAATCCCAGATGCTCAGCTCAGGAGAGGAAGATGAAAGTGAAACCGAAGATGGTACTTACTCAAGTGTAAAAGTACCACAGGGCAAGTTAGATTCCATGTCAGCAAGCCAAGGCAAAACAGATGTGTCATTCTCAGAGATAGATGACCCAAAAGTGCTTTCTAAAGACAGCGATAAAAGTGTTCACTTCAACTTGTATTCTTTCCCTGAGTGTGAGAAAGGCCTCAAAGGGGAATTTGAGAGGGTGGTTAGGCAAGATACACCCTATGTTGGGAAGAGCTTTACATACTCTGATGTGTACGACAGTAAATCGAGTTCAGTGGATTCCTACTCTCCAAATCAGCCAAAGGAGCACACTTTTGATGATACTGATGTTACtccaaagaaaacagaaaaggaGGATTCCCTAGATTCTTCCACTGGCAAGATTTCCGACCTTAAAGCATTGGAGGAAAAGGAAGCATCATCAACTTCATATAGTGAAACACAAGGTATATATGGAACAACACAGTTAAAGGATACACCCGAAGGAACATTCTCTGAGAAAATAAAGGAAgctgaagaaaacaaaactcAGAAAGACTCATCTGTTTCAGCAGAGAGAGACCCATTTTCAGTTCAATTTGAAAAGCCAAATTTCAGTGGAATGGCAGAGGGTGGTGCATTACAATCAGGCCATTATGTAACTGACAGCTTCAGCTCTGATTACAGTGCTAAAAGTATGAGTTCTGTCTTAGGCCAATCTACATTTAGCACAAAAGAAGTCAAGGCTGGAGACATGAAGATGTTTGCTGATGGAgaggatgaagatgaagaagatgaggaagatgaagatgatgaggaTGAGGAGTATGGAGAGCATGTAAGTGATAGTGATACAGAGAAAGGTGCCAAAGACAGACAAGAGAAAGATGCCCAGCACTCTCTAAGTAGTGTCATCAGCACTGTACCTACTCAATTCCAGGATGTAAAGAAAGACACCATTACACAGGGCTACAGCTTTGGCTCTGACACCTATGGGAAATCTTTAGGTTCATCAATATTTGAATCCACTTTAAGCCATGAGGGCCCCAAGGACTCATTGCAAACTGTTAAAGGTGATGCCTCATCTTTTCATACTAAAAGTCATATTACAGGCTCGTCTGGATTTGAACATTCTTCAAGTGAGGAGAGAGATGAGTTTGTCGAAAATTACGAGAAAGATGTCAAGTCATATTTACCCCTTTCAACAAAGTCTGCTGAAGATAAATTCTCTACTCACTATGATGGCAAAGGTATTGAGTTTGACAAGCAAAAGACACCAGATGGAGCAGAGAAAAAAACAGGAGACCCTGTTTCACTGGGTTTCAGTTACACAACTATGTCAGCCACAGCAtattcctcttcctcttcttacAGTCATTCCTCATCAGCTTCAGCTTCTCTGTCCACTAGCCGCCAGTTTGGGGATGAGATAGAGACTCCAGCCAGTACTGGATTTGAGTACTCATCTTTCAAAGATGAACATTCTCCAGTAATGGACTCACCCTTCTCTAGTTCTGGTGGGCAGGCTAAGGATGAATATTTGGAAGTGTCTGAAAAGCTGACCCCTGCAACCACTACAGCTGAATCCACCTCTAGCCTTGCGAGATTCTCACCATTATCACCTTTTGAGGAGATCAAGCCTTTCCCTCCACATGCTGGTACTTGCATAGGTGATAAGAAAGAACCTGCTTACTCTACAAGCAATATCTCAGATCAAGGTCCACAAAGTCAATGCTTTTACAAATCGGAGTGGGAAGCGGACTCAAGATTACAAGATGAATTTGGTGCAACTGGGCCTTATACCTCTATGCCTCCGACCACACAGAAAGACACCATGCCCGAAGACCTGTATGGTGCTTCATCAACACTTCAATTTGAGTGCCCTGAAAAACAGTACTATGAAGACACAGAGAGTAGTGAAGAGGAGGACGATTATATGTACGAAACTGAACAGGATAAACTTCAGTACCAAAGATCTCCACTTACAGCTCAAGCAGACAAGAAAGATACCACATTCTCCTTGGGTGAGACACTAACAAAGGACATATCTTCTGGTTTGGGAGCCACTATCCCAGATGCGTTTACCTCACATACTTCCTCTTTCCCTGAGCCCACAAAACCAGATACAACAAACGGGCCTGCAGAAGTTAGTTTGAGTGCACCAGAGGCTTTTGGAGGAACCAGCAAGGTGGGGATAGGCTTGTCAAAAATAGAGATGCAAGGCCAAGAATTTGACGTGAAGAAAATTAGAAGCCCAAGTGAATGGGAAATGCAGCAGCAACGAGACATCTACCCAGGAGCATCCCCACCTCATTATCGACATGAAGATGAatatgaagaagaagaagagactGAGCCAGAGCACCCAGCCCgtcctctttctctttcttccaCAGACCAACCTTTCCAAACTTCCTATTATGCAGAGGATCCTAGCAGACACGATGATGACTCTGACTATCCTTCAGATGTTGGTATCCGTCCACATTCATCCACAGCATCTCCAGGCTATTCCTCTTGTGAGTACAAGCAGAGAAGAGGAGACACATCTCCATCCTTTATCAACCCAAGCTTATGTCAACTTTCAAGCGATGAAGAAAATGAGGAACAGAGAAGCCAAGCATCTGATCAACAGCAACCTTCGGGGAAGACCAGATCTCACAAACAACCCCGTCACCACTCTCACAGTCATCAGGGCGAGGACAGCGAATTGCAAAACTTCTCTGGAGCCATGGCTGCTGGGATTAGTGCCAGTGGAGAGGACACACCTCCAACCTCGGTCAGTGAGCCACTGCATTCCCAATCAGATTCTGATGTACCACCAGGTACGGAAGAGTGTCCATCAGTCACAGCAGAAGGAAACAATGACTCTGATGAGGATGCAGATTACCTGCCTGTAGATAAATCATCTGGAGCATATGGGGGAAAACATTACTCATCAAGGTCGCCTACTAAAAGTCACGATCCCTTCCCGTCACCAATGATGGATCCTGCACCTTGTCCCCCTCGCCCTGATGTATGTATGGTTGATCCCGAGGCTCTCTCAAGCCTAACCGAAAAACCAATCAAGAAAGATTCCAAATCAAAGGGGTTGCGTAAATTAGGCAAGACAAAGTCCTCATCTCCTGCTCGGAAGACTGATGCCAGGCGGAAGAGGTCCCCATCCAAGGATCCCTCCACTCACACCACTTCTCTTAGGAAGAAGGAAATGGAGGACGATCTGTCAAGGTCAAGCCACAACACTGGCAAAGGCCTTGTCAATGGCCTTAAGAACAGTGCGG GATCAAATTCTGCAAAATTCAGTGCATCTGTGCCCCCTGGTCCTCCTATCTATGTGGATCTGGCCTACATTCCCAACCACTGCAGTGCTAAAAATGTGGATCAGGAGTTTTTCAAACGTGTTCGTTCTGCATATTATGTAGTGAGTGGAAACGACTCCAGCAGTGGCGAACCGAGCCGCAGTGTACTAGATGCCTTGCTTGAGGGAAAGGCACAGTGGGGATCCAATCTGCAG GTAACATTGATACCTACTCATGACACAGAAGTGACCCGCGAATGGTATCAGCAGACCCACGAGAAGCAACAGGAGCTGAACATCATGGTCCTGGCCAGCAGCAGCACAGTTGTGATGCAAGACGAGTCATTCCCAGCCTGCAAAATAGAGTTCTAA